The Bosea sp. AS-1 region GGTGATCTCGCCGGAGGGAGCGGCCTCGATCCTCTGGCGTGACACGGCGCGCGCGCAGGATGCCGCCACCGGGATGAAGATTACGGCGCAGGACCTGCTCAAGTTCGGCGTCATCGACGCGATCGTCTCCGAGCCGACCGGCGGGGCGCATCGCGACAGGCAGCTCGCGATGACCCGGGCCGGGGATGCCATCGCGGCGGCACTGGCCGATTTTGCCGGCATGGATGCAGCCGCGATCGTCGACAAGCGGGCGGAGAAGTTCCTGGGGATCGGCCGCCACCTCTGACGCCCGAGAGACGCTGGTTAATTTTGCGTTTGCGAAATGAAGCGCTTTTTACGCGTCATTGACCATGTGGCCAGACTCAGGAAGCCTATGGTAAGGAACCCTCAAGGCTAACGCTTCTACAACCGGACGACGGGCACAATTTGGCCGTCTTGCGAAGTCACAGGTCGCACACCCGGCCTGCCGTTCGATGGGAATGACGACGTGGCACTGAAGCAACTCGCGATCCTGGCTTTGGTTGCATTGACCCTGGGAGCCTGTGAGGAGGAACGCTACCGCGGCGCTTCGCGGCACAATATCCCGATCCCGTCGGCGACCTATGCGCTCATGGCCGAGAAGGGCATGAGCAAGGACCAGCCCGTGCTGATCCGCTCCTACAAGAAGGAGTCGGAGCTCGAGGTCTGGAAGCGCAAGGCCGACGGCCGCTATGCCCTGCTCAAGACCTTCCCGATGTGCCGCTGGTCGGGCCAGCTTGGCCCGAAGAAGCGCGAGGGCGACCGTATGGCGCCGGAGGGCTTCTATGCCATCGGCCCGGCTCAGATGAATCCGAATTCGTCCTATTACGTCTCCTTCAACATGGGCTACCCGAACGCCTATGACCGCTCGCTCGGCCGTACCGGCGCGCATCTGATGGTGCATGGCGCCTGCTCCTCGGCGGGCTGCTATTCGATGACCGACGACCAGATCGGCGAGATCTATGCGCTGGTGCGCGAGGCCCAGAATGCCGGCCAGCGGGCCGTGCAGATGCAGGCCTTCCCCTTCCGCATGACGGCGAAGAACCTCGCCCAGCACCGACTCGACCCGAACATCGCCTTCTGGAAGAACCTCAAGGAAGGCTCCGATTATTTCGAGGTCGTGCGCGACGAGCCGTCCGTGTCGGTCGCCGGCGGCCGCTATGTCTTCAATGGCGGCTCCGAGCCGTCGGAAGTCGCGGCGAAGGAGCGCCAGGACGCGGCCGAGGTGGCCTCTCTCGTCGCCAAGGGCACGCCGGCCATCCAGCTCGTCTATGATGACGGCGACCAGCATGCCTCGTTCAAGCAGGCGCTTGCGAGTGGCGGGTCGGCTGCTCTCAACCGTTCCGCTTCCTGGGCCTCGAAGGATGTCGGCATCAGCCGCGAGGATGCGCTGGCCATCGGGCCGCGCGTCGTCGTGCTCGACGACAAGGGCAAGGCGAAGGAGACGGTGCGGGCCGCTTCGGCGGATGACAGCGCCGTGATGGCCGCCATCGCCGCCGCCCCGCCGGTGGAAGCCACCAAGCCCGAACCGGTCAAGTCCGAACCCGCGAAGGCGGAGACCCGGCCGGTTGCCGCTCCGGCGACGACCCAGATCGCCCGGATCCAGCCCGGCAAGGCCGAGCAGGCGCCGGTGCTGGCGAGTGCCTCGTCGACGCCGGTCGAGGAGAGCAAGCCCTTCCTGCAGCGTGCGCTGAGCTTCATGCCGGTGTTCGGCAACTCCTCCAGTTCCTCCAGCTCCGAGGGGCAAGCTACGGCTGCCGTCGAGGCGCCGGTCGCCGTGACCGTGCCGGCCACGCCGACCAATATCCGCGCGCCCCTGCCGCCGCGTCGCGCCTCCGGGCTGCGGACCAGCAAGCTCGACGAGTCGCCTGCAGTCTATGCGAGCCAGCCCGCAACGCGCTGAGGAGGCGTCTTTCGCCTCCATGGCCATGTGACGGAACTGCAACAGTTCCGGATCAAATTTCGACTGCCTTTTTTGCAGGCGCGAAGGCCCCCGTTTCGGGGGCCTTTGCTTATGGGCCGGGCAGGCTGCCGAAAAGCTCGCCTTGCTGAAATTCTTCCTCGGTCCGCTTGATCGCGATGAAGGCGCGATCACAGCGCGATAGAGGGGTGCTGGCGATGATTTCAGGTCTTTTCCGTTCTTCCATGCTGGGATTGGGCATCGCTGCGGGGCTGGCTACCGCCCAAGCCTCCGATCTGCCGAGCAAGAAGGGGGCGCCGCCCCTCCCGGTCGTGCCGGCGATTACCTGGTTCGACATCGCGGTCAACATCAAGGGCCAGACGGACTACAACTTCCGCGGCATCTCACAGACCGACCGCAAGCCCGGCATCGGCGGCGGCGCCGAGCTGCAGATCTACGACAACCTTTTCTATGTCGGCGTGTATGGCTCCAGCGTCGACCTGACCACGCGGCCCGACGCCGAGATCGACTTCTACGGCGGCATTCGCCCCAAGTTCGGCGACCTCGCCTTCGACCTCGGCATCATGCAGTACTACTATCCGAGCGAGAAGCAGTTCATCGACGTTGCCGGAGCCTACTGGACGCCGAAGAACACCGATTACACCGAGGTCTACGGCAAGGTCTCCTACACTTTCGCAGGCAGCCTGACGCTGGGTGCCAACGTCTTCTATGCCTGGGACTGGCTCGGCACGGGCGCGTCGGGCACCTACGCCTCGGTGACGGCAAAATACGCCCTGCCTTTCCTCGAAGGCCTCTCGGTTTCGGGCGAGCTCGGCCACTATTGGCTCGGCACGACCAATCTGGCGATCTGGTCGACAAATCCGCCGACCAATCTGCCTGACTACACCTACTGGAACGCCGGCGTGTCCTACAGCTGGAAGAACCTCACGGCGGATATCCGCTATCACGACACGACGCTGTCGAAGACGGAGTGCTTTGCGCTGACAGCCGATCCGCGCGGCATAACCTCGGGTTCCGGCCGCTCGAAGTGGTGCGGCGCAGCGGTGATCGGCACGCTCTCCTTCGACATCACCGCGAGCAGCGTCGGTGTCTTCGCCCAGAAGTAGGGCGGTCTCGGCGTTCCATTGTCAGGGCCGCCCT contains the following coding sequences:
- a CDS encoding murein L,D-transpeptidase family protein, with product MALKQLAILALVALTLGACEEERYRGASRHNIPIPSATYALMAEKGMSKDQPVLIRSYKKESELEVWKRKADGRYALLKTFPMCRWSGQLGPKKREGDRMAPEGFYAIGPAQMNPNSSYYVSFNMGYPNAYDRSLGRTGAHLMVHGACSSAGCYSMTDDQIGEIYALVREAQNAGQRAVQMQAFPFRMTAKNLAQHRLDPNIAFWKNLKEGSDYFEVVRDEPSVSVAGGRYVFNGGSEPSEVAAKERQDAAEVASLVAKGTPAIQLVYDDGDQHASFKQALASGGSAALNRSASWASKDVGISREDALAIGPRVVVLDDKGKAKETVRAASADDSAVMAAIAAAPPVEATKPEPVKSEPAKAETRPVAAPATTQIARIQPGKAEQAPVLASASSTPVEESKPFLQRALSFMPVFGNSSSSSSSEGQATAAVEAPVAVTVPATPTNIRAPLPPRRASGLRTSKLDESPAVYASQPATR
- a CDS encoding TorF family putative porin gives rise to the protein MISGLFRSSMLGLGIAAGLATAQASDLPSKKGAPPLPVVPAITWFDIAVNIKGQTDYNFRGISQTDRKPGIGGGAELQIYDNLFYVGVYGSSVDLTTRPDAEIDFYGGIRPKFGDLAFDLGIMQYYYPSEKQFIDVAGAYWTPKNTDYTEVYGKVSYTFAGSLTLGANVFYAWDWLGTGASGTYASVTAKYALPFLEGLSVSGELGHYWLGTTNLAIWSTNPPTNLPDYTYWNAGVSYSWKNLTADIRYHDTTLSKTECFALTADPRGITSGSGRSKWCGAAVIGTLSFDITASSVGVFAQK